Proteins encoded within one genomic window of Borrelia parkeri:
- the recJ gene encoding single-stranded-DNA-specific exonuclease RecJ — protein sequence MKIWEKKEIDIKKENIINIAKKYNISILETTLLLRREIKEEDFLFFIESSVNLMHNPFLLKNINKFIYRMNEAIAEKENVLIFGDKDADGITATIIMYETLKDFGINVTYKIPSNGEFYGLTKEIIDKALEDKISIIITVDCGISNIEEANYARSKNIEVIITDHHLPNKEIDIENIIIDPHLKGDLSPFKEIAGCYVSFKACLALYLSTTNLYNKNMVFLFLERLNNNITLHAIEINNYIFKKYITLESNNDLQININKLEEFSQNKYIIVFNKNEQNQLLNEFFNQKIDIETIDISEKFVKKYPKFAKKTLKELMQITKYFKYREINIKEKLYYIFYNIIFEINKDLLKNCLKRLKFVAIGTIADNMPIINENRIVVKEGLKEIALRENISINYLLKEVNILTKPMITATDIAFKIAPILNSTGRLEKADITIQFLLTEDINQIENKFKEIKNINILRKRKEDISWNTHNENIIFKNDKFIVCYDKHTPKGISSRMATRLSTYYQKVAVFLTKQENIIKGSIRSNNKINSKELISMIPNHLLINSGGHKAAAGFTLYESVLNEFIKELENALEKIEYKELYEDSILIDAIIPKDFNKKELLKIINLFEPYGHGFREFVFMMEDVYIQNLRTIDKNGNSKHISMKIKNNKDYYKAIYFNGTQNIQKLGIKDGQNIDIICTISEDLYNQNDKILKIIDIKKRQN from the coding sequence ATGAAAATTTGGGAAAAAAAAGAAATTGACATCAAAAAAGAGAATATAATCAATATTGCAAAAAAATATAATATTAGCATTCTTGAAACAACACTGCTACTTAGAAGAGAAATAAAAGAAGAAGATTTCTTATTTTTTATTGAAAGTAGCGTAAATTTAATGCATAATCCATTCTTATTAAAAAATATAAACAAATTCATTTATAGAATGAATGAAGCCATTGCAGAAAAGGAAAATGTATTAATCTTTGGGGACAAAGATGCCGACGGAATCACAGCTACAATAATAATGTATGAAACCCTTAAAGATTTTGGAATCAATGTAACCTATAAAATACCCTCTAATGGAGAATTTTACGGCCTTACAAAAGAGATCATTGATAAAGCATTGGAAGATAAAATATCAATAATCATTACCGTTGATTGTGGAATTTCTAACATCGAAGAAGCAAATTATGCAAGATCAAAAAACATAGAAGTAATAATTACAGATCATCATCTTCCAAACAAAGAAATTGACATAGAAAATATAATTATTGACCCTCATTTAAAAGGTGATCTCTCTCCATTTAAAGAAATAGCTGGATGTTATGTCAGTTTTAAAGCATGTCTTGCGCTCTACCTCTCCACTACCAATCTTTATAATAAAAACATGGTATTTTTATTCCTAGAAAGATTAAATAATAATATTACACTTCATGCAATAGAAATAAACAACTACATTTTTAAAAAGTATATAACTCTAGAAAGCAATAATGACTTACAAATTAACATTAATAAACTAGAAGAATTCTCACAAAATAAATACATAATTGTATTTAATAAAAATGAACAGAATCAACTTCTAAATGAATTCTTTAATCAAAAAATAGATATTGAAACAATTGATATTAGTGAAAAATTTGTCAAAAAATATCCTAAATTTGCTAAAAAAACACTAAAAGAACTCATGCAAATTACCAAATATTTTAAATATAGAGAAATTAATATTAAAGAAAAACTATATTACATATTTTACAACATAATATTTGAAATAAATAAAGATTTACTAAAAAACTGCCTTAAGAGACTTAAATTTGTCGCAATAGGAACTATTGCTGATAATATGCCAATCATTAATGAAAATCGAATAGTTGTAAAAGAAGGACTTAAAGAAATCGCACTAAGAGAAAACATATCCATTAATTATCTATTAAAAGAGGTCAATATACTAACAAAACCAATGATCACTGCAACAGATATTGCGTTTAAAATTGCTCCAATATTAAATTCAACAGGAAGACTTGAAAAAGCAGATATTACAATTCAATTTTTATTAACCGAAGATATTAATCAAATAGAAAATAAGTTTAAAGAAATTAAAAACATAAATATTTTAAGAAAACGCAAAGAAGATATATCTTGGAATACACATAATGAGAATATTATTTTTAAAAATGATAAATTCATAGTATGTTATGACAAACATACTCCAAAAGGAATTAGTTCTCGAATGGCAACAAGACTTTCTACCTATTATCAAAAAGTTGCTGTTTTCTTAACAAAACAAGAAAATATAATTAAAGGATCCATAAGATCAAACAATAAAATAAATTCAAAAGAATTAATTTCAATGATACCAAACCATTTATTAATAAATTCTGGAGGACACAAAGCCGCTGCCGGATTTACTCTATATGAGAGTGTATTAAATGAATTTATAAAAGAACTTGAAAACGCTCTTGAAAAGATAGAATACAAAGAATTATATGAAGATTCAATACTAATAGATGCAATTATACCTAAAGACTTTAACAAAAAAGAACTTTTAAAAATAATAAACTTATTTGAACCTTACGGACATGGTTTTAGAGAATTTGTTTTTATGATGGAAGACGTATACATTCAAAACCTCAGAACAATTGATAAAAATGGAAATTCAAAACATATAAGCATGAAAATCAAAAACAATAAAGATTATTATAAAGCTATCTATTTTAATGGAACTCAAAATATCCAAAAACTCGGTATCAAAGACGGCCAAAATATAGACATAATATGCACAATTAGTGAAGATCTTTACAATCAAAACGATAAAATTTTAAAAATTATTGATATCAAAAAGAGACAAAATTAG
- a CDS encoding M23 family metallopeptidase, which translates to MLNIKSLLFTFITGLLNINAVNNDTIKSYYKKETFQGDNIYFASNKNFKKLSLLGTNQKPILSASPFKFNVGNKEYHIALIGITPMIKEGKRKIKIEFEHKTYIKEIEIKKLKFKKTTVKLNKNKSKLIKNQQSTKEKKQALTLWNIIGNIGDTTIYHYDTLVYPIKDQYKITSPYGDQRIYMQDKKKISSHKMHNGKDYAPLKREKTPIFAAGRGKVVFARDREITGKTVIIQHLPGVFTIYLHLSKFGVKENAIVNTGEYIGNVGNTGISTGPHLHFEVRINGVAVNPDFFLEQMLIDKNQIINNTKRIE; encoded by the coding sequence GTGCTTAACATCAAAAGCCTTTTATTTACATTCATAACAGGATTACTTAACATCAATGCAGTAAATAATGATACCATAAAAAGTTACTATAAAAAAGAAACTTTCCAGGGAGATAATATTTACTTTGCAAGCAACAAAAATTTCAAAAAACTATCTCTTTTAGGTACAAATCAAAAACCTATTTTAAGTGCATCTCCTTTCAAATTCAACGTAGGAAACAAAGAATACCATATAGCACTAATAGGAATTACACCAATGATCAAAGAAGGAAAAAGGAAAATTAAAATAGAATTTGAACATAAAACATACATAAAAGAAATAGAGATAAAAAAACTCAAATTTAAAAAAACAACAGTCAAGCTTAATAAAAACAAATCCAAGCTTATTAAAAATCAACAATCAACTAAAGAAAAAAAACAAGCTCTCACATTATGGAATATAATTGGAAATATAGGAGATACAACAATTTACCACTACGATACATTGGTTTATCCAATCAAAGATCAATACAAAATAACCAGTCCTTACGGAGACCAAAGAATTTATATGCAAGACAAGAAAAAAATATCAAGCCATAAAATGCATAATGGAAAAGATTATGCCCCACTTAAAAGAGAAAAAACACCTATTTTCGCAGCTGGCAGAGGCAAAGTAGTATTCGCAAGAGATAGAGAAATTACTGGTAAAACCGTAATAATTCAACATTTACCAGGAGTATTTACAATTTATTTACATCTATCAAAATTTGGAGTTAAAGAGAATGCAATAGTAAATACAGGTGAATACATTGGTAATGTTGGCAATACAGGAATTTCAACAGGACCTCATCTACATTTTGAAGTTAGAATTAATGGGGTTGCAGTAAACCCAGATTTTTTCCTAGAACAAATGCTTATTGACAAAAATCAAATAATCAATAACACTAAAAGGATAGAATAA
- the rpsU gene encoding 30S ribosomal protein S21, with the protein MITVNVDKNEGLEKALKRFKRMIEKEAIIREWKRREYYEKPSTIRVKKEKAFKRKQAKKVRKLKQKIGK; encoded by the coding sequence TTGATAACTGTCAATGTTGACAAAAATGAAGGCTTAGAAAAAGCATTAAAACGTTTCAAAAGAATGATTGAAAAAGAAGCAATAATTAGAGAATGGAAAAGAAGAGAATATTATGAAAAACCATCAACCATTCGCGTCAAAAAAGAAAAAGCATTTAAAAGAAAACAAGCAAAAAAAGTAAGAAAGTTAAAACAAAAAATCGGGAAATAA
- a CDS encoding DNA translocase FtsK, which produces MKNFYHYFHFLFFFMLAVISFSLFVALTPVGNIFIFFVFNLIGHMLLNTFSFLSFYLILYPFVNWYVYRNNMFSKRFVFNWNYTVILFFTLTFWLRINSDLEGSNFINWFLSNFGIMLGNFFVFLILILELVIWIYLNYVLFKDASFILNTFHFIVFKLKILFESMFAFLPFLNTLKIKKNIKVYKDCDDNFDAAKTSDKGDNIINDEEYQALWSFKAFLRKPNKPLDVNLDKTIFCQSEVRDDNLSEDQSLQDSQCDLNVTDDSKYKALTEFEDNKLVSSGKIKVGDIRHKGIISNLVKIDYGNLLVGEGSDNYLIDISVFDQREPKSETEDIEYDREIQKQSMILQETFKEFNINAKLIDVIKGPVVTMYAVRPDKGIKLSRITSISDNIALRLAAVRVRIIAPIPGKEAVGIEIPNKRREFILISEIINSKEFQSDFKVPFALGKEINGSNVVFDLINAPHLLIAGATGAGKSVCVNSLIASIIFSKSPDDVKLVLIDPKVVELKLFNDIPHLLTPVITDVNRALEALRWCLDEMERRYVLLDNFLVRDINAYNKKILEEGSNEAPLPYLVIIIDEFADLILSARKDLETLISRLAAMARAVGMHLVLATQRPSVDVITGVIKANFPSRISFMVASSMDSRIILGASGAEKLLGKGDMLYVNPTTPFPQRIQGGFLNEKEVYRLVEEVKKFGTPNYIDDEIFIDSVVGVDTMVLNPSDEPMFEEALEIIRSTKKASASYLQRRLKIGYNRAARIIELMEEMGYIGPVNGSKPRDVFI; this is translated from the coding sequence ATGAAAAATTTTTATCATTATTTTCATTTTTTGTTTTTTTTTATGTTGGCTGTTATATCATTCTCGCTTTTTGTTGCTTTAACCCCTGTAGGAAATATATTCATATTTTTTGTTTTTAATCTCATAGGTCATATGCTTCTAAATACTTTTTCATTTTTATCATTTTATCTAATACTTTATCCGTTTGTAAATTGGTACGTTTATCGCAACAATATGTTTAGCAAGAGATTTGTATTTAATTGGAATTATACGGTTATTTTATTTTTTACGCTGACCTTTTGGTTAAGAATTAATTCTGATCTTGAGGGTTCTAATTTTATTAATTGGTTTTTGAGTAATTTTGGGATTATGCTTGGCAATTTTTTTGTTTTTCTTATTTTAATTTTGGAACTTGTTATTTGGATTTACTTAAATTATGTCCTTTTTAAGGATGCTAGCTTTATTTTAAATACTTTTCATTTTATAGTATTTAAATTGAAAATTTTGTTTGAAAGTATGTTTGCTTTTTTACCGTTTTTAAATACTCTAAAAATTAAAAAAAATATTAAAGTGTATAAAGATTGTGATGATAATTTTGATGCAGCTAAAACTTCTGATAAGGGAGATAATATCATTAATGATGAAGAGTATCAGGCTTTATGGTCTTTTAAAGCCTTTTTAAGAAAACCTAATAAACCTTTAGATGTTAATTTAGATAAAACCATTTTTTGTCAATCAGAGGTGAGGGATGATAACTTATCGGAAGATCAATCGTTGCAAGATTCTCAGTGTGATCTAAATGTTACAGATGATTCTAAGTATAAAGCATTAACAGAATTTGAGGATAATAAGTTAGTGTCTAGTGGAAAAATTAAGGTTGGTGATATAAGGCATAAGGGCATAATAAGTAATCTTGTTAAGATTGATTATGGAAACTTATTAGTAGGTGAGGGTAGTGATAATTATTTAATAGATATTTCTGTTTTTGATCAAAGAGAACCTAAAAGTGAAACTGAAGATATTGAATATGATCGAGAAATTCAAAAACAATCGATGATTTTACAGGAAACTTTTAAAGAATTTAATATTAATGCTAAGCTTATTGATGTTATTAAAGGACCCGTTGTTACAATGTATGCTGTTCGTCCTGATAAAGGTATTAAACTTTCAAGAATAACTTCTATATCTGATAATATTGCCTTAAGGCTTGCAGCAGTTCGGGTTAGAATTATTGCACCAATACCTGGTAAAGAAGCTGTTGGAATTGAAATTCCTAATAAAAGACGAGAATTTATTTTGATCTCAGAAATAATAAATAGTAAGGAGTTTCAAAGTGATTTTAAAGTGCCTTTTGCACTTGGTAAAGAAATTAATGGAAGTAATGTTGTTTTTGATCTTATCAATGCTCCCCATCTTTTAATAGCAGGTGCTACTGGGGCTGGAAAATCGGTTTGTGTAAATTCACTGATTGCTTCAATTATTTTTTCAAAATCCCCAGATGATGTTAAGCTTGTACTAATAGATCCTAAAGTAGTTGAACTTAAGCTTTTTAATGATATTCCACATTTGTTAACCCCGGTTATTACTGATGTAAATAGAGCCTTGGAAGCCCTTCGTTGGTGTCTTGATGAGATGGAGAGAAGATATGTTCTTCTTGATAATTTTCTTGTGAGGGATATTAATGCTTATAATAAAAAAATACTGGAAGAGGGGTCAAATGAAGCCCCATTACCTTATTTGGTAATCATTATTGATGAATTTGCAGATTTAATCCTTTCTGCAAGAAAGGATTTAGAAACTTTGATTTCTAGGCTTGCAGCTATGGCTCGGGCTGTTGGAATGCATTTAGTTCTTGCTACTCAAAGACCATCTGTTGATGTTATTACGGGAGTAATAAAGGCTAATTTCCCTTCAAGGATTTCTTTTATGGTTGCTAGTTCTATGGACTCAAGAATAATTCTTGGAGCATCAGGTGCTGAGAAACTTTTAGGAAAGGGTGATATGCTTTATGTTAATCCTACTACACCTTTTCCTCAAAGAATTCAAGGTGGATTTTTGAATGAAAAGGAAGTTTATAGATTAGTTGAAGAAGTGAAAAAATTTGGTACCCCAAATTATATTGATGATGAAATATTTATTGATAGTGTTGTGGGAGTTGATACTATGGTTCTAAATCCTTCAGATGAGCCCATGTTTGAGGAAGCTCTTGAGATTATTCGTTCTACGAAAAAAGCATCTGCGTCTTATTTGCAGAGGCGATTAAAGATAGGATATAATAGAGCTGCACGAATTATTGAGCTTATGGAAGAGATGGGATATATAGGTCCTGTCAATGGCTCAAAACCACGGGATGTGTTTATTTAG
- a CDS encoding undecaprenyl-diphosphate phosphatase: MENVLRVVILGFVQGISEFLPISSSGHLLILKKFMHIDLPMVFDIYLHFATVLVVMIYYRKRILELVVVLVKFVLRKTNKLDFAKLRLILLILIITLITACVGIFIEKFKELFTLNLVLVNFILTSILLFLLEFKILIFDFKKNILLAGCLIGTMQGIGAMPGISRSGITIFASVLLGFNRSESFEISFLSLIPIVFGSLLLKYKELFESDMLFSVFEINLGAIIAFMVGLFSISLFVKMLKDSKLYYFSVYLIVLVSLVYFLF; encoded by the coding sequence ATGGAAAATGTTTTAAGAGTTGTAATTTTAGGCTTTGTTCAAGGAATTTCTGAATTTTTGCCTATATCTAGTTCAGGGCATTTGTTGATTTTAAAAAAGTTTATGCATATTGATCTTCCTATGGTATTTGATATTTATTTACACTTTGCAACCGTTTTGGTTGTAATGATTTATTATCGCAAACGAATATTAGAACTTGTTGTAGTCTTGGTAAAATTTGTTTTAAGAAAGACTAACAAGTTGGATTTTGCAAAGTTGAGATTAATATTACTCATATTAATAATCACTCTTATTACAGCATGTGTTGGAATTTTTATAGAAAAATTTAAGGAGTTATTTACTCTTAATTTGGTTTTAGTTAATTTTATTTTGACAAGTATTTTATTGTTTTTGCTTGAATTTAAGATTTTAATTTTTGATTTTAAAAAAAATATCTTGCTTGCAGGATGTTTAATTGGGACCATGCAAGGAATTGGAGCTATGCCGGGTATTTCTCGTTCAGGAATTACAATTTTTGCTTCAGTTTTGCTTGGTTTTAACAGGTCAGAGTCATTTGAGATTTCGTTTTTATCTTTGATTCCTATTGTTTTTGGAAGTTTACTTTTAAAGTATAAGGAGTTATTTGAATCAGATATGCTTTTTAGTGTTTTTGAGATAAACTTGGGGGCAATTATTGCTTTTATGGTTGGATTATTTTCAATTAGTTTGTTTGTTAAAATGCTTAAGGATAGTAAACTTTATTATTTTTCGGTTTATTTAATTGTACTTGTAAGTTTAGTTTATTTCCTTTTTTGA
- a CDS encoding flagellar assembly lytic transglycosylase, which produces MFKQIICLFLLSLFSCSVGKGSLNNNIVKRNVDNFDLSHLNWLWNFDYVGKNFDEYFGIDSNSYVYIAYLFKKIGYDEKFKEYMYKAIKSSNDIASQFAGIKLIEYYNARREYFEAELVGRKLYKRYDNNKFIILGYFKSLYWQKKNDEALLVLNKLEKMNFAQSQENENLLFKAVLCFNASDINSSLIYFSKLFEDLPAEYLHVRAHDYLVLEERSSLLSSDFFNLVKFKSLVANGDFKGAISILNDDFKKYYNNFVFLNDVYKAFLGSGYISRALSFFSSLNSIYKDYYLGLINLRLKKDVGFFTIVKYLKNASLENEPYRLEILNEIFGNLIFLQNTRNYFAQNVARFYTGKDRNNLGFIKILDEYILEAVQLKDYDNLYALYHNGQNIIDGAVLSRLAFINARLIYHKFIAPKSRNEYDELLSSSIKYNRISYASFMSKYLLNQSINDFFENDLDIHYDQSDYERFLEGFFKFNLHSYVSAFVASDFNNGYRFSPNFYRTLYDELVRHEYYYESTLAINYLVRQDNSALSRDDYKRLYPCLYNNLIRYWSKRRKLEPSLVFSLIKAESSFKGNAVSKPGAIGLMQIMPLTSVDVSREIKYYDYDLKQPKDNVIIGTYYLSKRIRMIGEVYKALASYNGGIGNVRKWERDYGHLPKELFIEAIPFGQTRNYVKKILVYCVLYDALYESKGMDFIIEYIMGKFPKSF; this is translated from the coding sequence ATGTTTAAGCAAATTATTTGTTTGTTCTTATTAAGTTTATTTTCTTGTTCTGTTGGTAAAGGGTCTTTAAATAACAATATAGTTAAAAGGAATGTTGATAACTTTGATTTAAGTCATCTGAATTGGTTATGGAATTTTGACTATGTGGGAAAAAATTTCGATGAATATTTTGGCATAGATTCAAATTCTTATGTGTATATTGCCTATCTTTTTAAAAAAATAGGATATGACGAAAAGTTTAAGGAATATATGTATAAGGCAATAAAGAGTAGCAATGATATTGCATCTCAATTTGCTGGAATTAAGCTTATTGAATATTATAATGCTAGAAGGGAATATTTTGAGGCTGAACTTGTTGGACGCAAACTTTACAAAAGATATGATAATAATAAATTTATTATATTAGGATATTTTAAAAGTCTTTATTGGCAAAAAAAGAATGATGAAGCTCTTTTGGTTTTAAATAAGCTTGAAAAGATGAATTTTGCACAATCTCAAGAGAATGAAAATCTTTTATTTAAGGCTGTTCTTTGTTTTAATGCTTCTGATATTAATTCATCATTGATTTATTTCAGTAAATTATTTGAAGATTTGCCAGCAGAATATTTACACGTAAGGGCTCATGATTATCTTGTTCTTGAAGAGAGATCTAGTCTTTTAAGTTCAGATTTTTTTAATCTTGTTAAGTTTAAATCCTTGGTAGCTAATGGAGATTTTAAAGGCGCAATCAGTATATTAAATGATGATTTTAAGAAATATTATAATAATTTTGTATTTTTAAATGATGTTTATAAAGCTTTTCTAGGTTCAGGCTATATTAGCAGGGCTTTGTCTTTTTTTAGTAGTTTAAATAGTATTTATAAGGATTATTATTTAGGGCTTATTAATTTAAGATTAAAAAAGGACGTAGGATTTTTTACCATAGTTAAATATTTAAAAAATGCTTCTCTTGAGAATGAACCTTATAGGTTAGAAATACTTAATGAAATTTTTGGCAATTTAATATTTCTGCAGAATACAAGAAATTATTTTGCTCAAAATGTAGCTAGATTTTATACGGGTAAGGATAGGAATAATCTTGGATTTATCAAGATATTAGATGAATATATTCTAGAAGCTGTGCAACTTAAGGATTATGATAATTTATATGCACTTTATCATAATGGTCAAAATATTATTGATGGTGCTGTTTTATCTAGACTTGCTTTTATTAATGCAAGGCTTATATATCATAAATTTATTGCTCCTAAGTCAAGAAATGAGTATGACGAACTTTTGAGTTCTTCTATTAAGTATAATCGGATATCTTATGCCTCATTTATGAGCAAATATTTGTTGAATCAAAGTATTAATGATTTTTTTGAAAATGATTTAGATATTCATTATGATCAGTCTGATTATGAAAGGTTTTTAGAAGGATTTTTTAAATTTAATCTGCATTCTTATGTTAGTGCGTTTGTTGCTAGTGATTTTAATAATGGTTATAGGTTTTCTCCTAATTTTTACCGTACCCTTTATGATGAACTTGTAAGGCATGAATATTATTATGAATCTACACTTGCTATTAACTATCTTGTAAGACAAGATAACTCAGCTTTAAGTAGAGATGATTATAAGCGTCTCTATCCGTGTTTGTATAATAATTTAATTAGGTATTGGTCAAAGAGACGGAAACTTGAACCTAGTCTTGTGTTTTCTTTAATAAAGGCTGAGAGTAGTTTTAAAGGAAATGCTGTTTCTAAGCCTGGTGCTATTGGACTTATGCAGATTATGCCTTTAACATCAGTTGATGTTTCTAGAGAAATTAAATATTATGATTATGATTTGAAACAACCAAAAGATAATGTTATCATAGGAACTTATTATTTAAGTAAAAGGATAAGAATGATCGGAGAGGTATATAAAGCTCTTGCATCCTATAATGGTGGCATTGGAAATGTGCGTAAATGGGAGAGAGATTATGGGCATTTACCTAAGGAGCTTTTCATTGAAGCAATTCCTTTTGGGCAAACTAGAAATTACGTTAAGAAGATATTGGTTTATTGTGTGTTGTATGATGCTTTATATGAGAGTAAGGGAATGGATTTTATTATAGAATATATTATGGGTAAATTCCCCAAAAGTTTTTAG
- a CDS encoding tetratricopeptide repeat protein, whose product MLPLFIIFSSAAISLLIFLFFKIAISNTKIRKKDKHNKTKKLTDKAANILKTNPNEISALQTLNDYYYSNKDFENGIKYAKKLCQLIEANPTNQRIDSFKAFLSYGFYNLERNFNSEALIFLKKAYLMKKTDIDANYYLGIAFLKNAHYKEALHYLTKIYKFDKNNKDALKYIGITLFYTENYNKAVGIFNSISKYIQNDVDALLAYAQSLSQLNQDRLAFSIANKIRNKDGRIYEALLIESEINSKNNNLTKLEDNIRELMRIKPDLPTKTFLKLFYKLGELYIEHENYKKATEAFTRVERIDPHYQKITEKLEFSKKLNENLALRIYLRSPKEKFNNLANAIILKLYKNKFQVRDKKINEITSQFIDINFQLSNNQWEENLIVRFVRTDQKNFGELFLKDLVAKTKESKLKGLCIAPATFSDKAKQIIEGRLIDLIEGKKLIQILKTLDTSKYI is encoded by the coding sequence GTGTTACCGTTATTCATAATATTTTCCTCAGCTGCAATATCTCTTTTGATATTTTTATTCTTCAAAATTGCAATATCAAACACAAAAATAAGAAAAAAAGACAAACATAATAAAACAAAAAAATTAACAGACAAAGCCGCAAATATATTAAAAACAAATCCAAACGAAATAAGTGCTTTACAAACTCTAAACGATTATTATTATTCCAATAAAGACTTTGAAAATGGTATTAAATATGCCAAAAAATTATGCCAACTTATAGAAGCAAACCCTACAAATCAAAGAATAGATTCTTTTAAGGCTTTCTTAAGTTACGGTTTTTATAATCTTGAGAGAAATTTTAATTCAGAAGCATTGATATTTCTTAAAAAAGCATACCTAATGAAAAAAACCGATATAGATGCAAATTACTACCTTGGAATAGCCTTCCTAAAAAATGCACATTATAAAGAAGCACTACATTATCTCACAAAAATATATAAATTTGATAAAAACAATAAGGATGCCTTAAAATACATAGGAATAACGCTCTTTTATACGGAAAACTATAATAAAGCTGTTGGGATATTTAACAGCATAAGCAAATATATACAAAATGACGTAGATGCTCTATTAGCATATGCCCAATCTCTATCTCAATTAAATCAGGACCGGCTTGCATTTTCAATTGCAAACAAAATAAGAAACAAAGATGGAAGGATCTATGAAGCTCTTTTAATTGAATCTGAGATTAATTCAAAAAATAACAACCTAACAAAATTAGAAGATAACATTAGAGAACTGATGAGGATCAAACCTGATTTACCAACAAAAACATTCCTTAAACTATTTTACAAACTAGGAGAGCTATACATAGAACATGAAAACTACAAAAAAGCAACTGAAGCGTTTACTCGAGTTGAAAGGATTGATCCACACTATCAAAAAATTACTGAAAAATTAGAATTTAGTAAAAAACTGAATGAAAATTTAGCATTAAGAATATATCTTAGAAGTCCAAAAGAAAAGTTTAATAATTTAGCTAATGCAATTATCCTTAAACTCTATAAAAACAAGTTTCAAGTAAGAGATAAAAAGATAAATGAAATAACATCACAATTTATAGACATAAATTTTCAACTATCAAATAATCAATGGGAAGAAAATTTAATAGTCAGATTTGTAAGAACAGATCAAAAAAATTTTGGAGAATTATTCCTAAAAGACCTTGTTGCAAAAACCAAAGAGAGTAAATTAAAAGGACTCTGTATTGCACCAGCTACATTTTCTGATAAAGCCAAACAAATCATTGAAGGGAGGTTAATTGACCTCATAGAAGGAAAGAAACTAATACAAATATTAAAAACATTGGATACATCAAAATACATATAG